The DNA region TCCGGCAAGAGCCACTTTGCCAGGCAGCTCGCCGCTTCCAACAAAGGCAGCCAGGATGTCCGCGACCAGCGGTTCAAAAAGCTCATGGCTATCGAGGATAGGGACGAACTCTACCTTATGCTGATGCGGCTCATCCGCTACCTGGACGGCAGCGCCCACGTGAACAGCTTGGTTCGCAGCGTGTTCTACTGGGGCGACACCGTCAAACGCAACTGGGCCCTCAACTACTACACCGCCTAGCTATCTATAATCACAAGGAGAACGACCATGAGCCGCTTCATCCAACTGCATATCCTCACCAGCTACCCCGCCTCCAACCTCAACCGCGACGACCTGGGCCAGCCCAAGAGCGTTATCGTGGGCAACACGCCCCGGCTGCGTGTCTCCTCCCAGAGCCTCAAGCGCGCCTGGCGCACCTCCGATGTCTTCCGCCAGGCCTTTGACGGCGCCATGGGCACACGCACCAAGTCCATGGGCGAGTGCGTGTACCGCGCGCTGACTCAGGGCGCGACCCTGCAGGCGATTCTTGAAGACAGCAAGGCATCCGCAGGCCTGCCCACGGTGGCGGAGAAAAAGGCCGAGGAGATCGCCAAGGCCGTGGCCGGCGTGTTCGGCGCGCTTCGCAAGTCCACGGAGGCCAAGAAAGAGGCCGAGCAGGAAGCAGCGCAGGAAGGCGCGGCCGATGCCGAGAAAGTGAGCGAAAAGGCCAAGATGAAGGAGATGCACATCGAGCAGCTTGCCCACTTCGGCCCGGCCGAGATCGAGGCCATCGCCAAGCTCGTGGAAGAGCGCCGCGCAGATGGCAAGAAGCCCGATGCCGAAGAGCTGGACCTTTTGCGCAACAGCCCCGGCGCGGTGGATATCGCCATGTTCGGCCGTATGCTCGCCGCCAGCAAGCCTTTCAATGTGGAAGCCGCCGTGCAGGTGGCCCATGCCATGACCGTGCACAAGGTGGTCAAGGAGGACGACTTCTTCACCGCCGTGGACGACCTCAATCGCGACGAAACCGGCGCTGGCCACATGGGCGTGTTCGAGTTCGGCGCCGGCCTCTACTACCTCTACGTCTGCATCGACCGCGACCTGCTGGTGGAGAATCTGGCCGATGATGAAGACGCGGCTTCCCGCGCTCTGGAAGCCCTGGTCCGCACGGCCTGCACCGTGAGCCCCACGGGCAAGCAGAACAGCTTCGCCTCCCGCGCCAACGCCTCCTTCTGCCTGGCGGAAAAAGGCGATGCCCAGCCCCGCACCCTGTCCAGCGCGTTCCTCCAGGGAATCGACAAGCCCGCAGATGTTCTGGCAAAGGCCGTGGACGCTCTGATGCAGGTGCGCAGCAAGTTCGAGCAGGTCTACGGCGACGAGACGCCGTACGTCTTCTTCGACGTGAGTGGCGCTGAAAGCAAGGGAACCCTGCAGCAGGTCTGCGAGTTCGTGCGGGGGTAACCATGCAGCGCTATCTTACCTTTCAGATATACGGCCCCATGCAGTCCTGGGGCGCGGTGGCGGTGGGGGAGGTGCGGCCTTCCCTGCCCAGGCCCTCGCGCTCCGGCGTGCTCGGTCTGCTGGCCGGCGCCCTGGGCATCCGCAGGGACGAGGACGAACGCCACACAGAGCTGGACCGCGCCTACGCCATGGCCGTGCAGCCGGCGACCAAGGGCGCGCGCATGGCCGACTACCACACCATCCAGTGCGGCAAGCGCCTGGCCAAGCGCACCTATCGCACCCGCGCAGACGAGGTGGGCGGCCTGATTCCCAAAAACGAAGACCCCGGAACACTGCTCTCCACCCGCGAGTACCTCGTGGATACGCTGTTCGTCGTCACCATCTGGCCCAGAGTGGACGATCCGCCACACTCTCTCAATGATCTGGCTCATGCCCTGTGCAAACCGGTGTTTACGCCGTGCCTGGGCCGTAAGAGCTGCCCGCCCGCGCTGCCGTTCCATCCCCTGGTTCAGGAGCACGACGGCCCGCTGGAGGCCCTGGACGCGTATGACCCGGATGGCGATGTTCTCCAGGCCATGGACGCCGCCCCGGCGGCCGAGGTCTACACGAGCGAGCCTCTGGATGGCTGGCAGGAGCGGACCGAGGTCCGCGACGTACCTTTGAGCCGCACGCGCTGGCAGTTCGGTCTGCGGCCGGAGTACCGCATCGCCATGCCCGGTGGCGCTCAGGACGAAGGATAGGAGGATCAGAATGTACATGAGCCTGATGACCATGGATTGCCGGACGGCTGTGACGTGCGGCGTATACGACGCCCACCAGGCGCTGTGGCGGGCCTTTGGCGACCATCCGGACCGTACGCGCGACTTCATCTATCGCCAGACCGGGGAAAGCGAGTTCCTTGCCGTCTCGGCCCGCCAGCCGGACGACGCGGACGGCGTCTGGTCTATCCGCACCAAGGAGTATGAGCCTAAGCTCCACGCCGGGGACCGCCTCTACTTTGCCCTGCGCGTCAACCCCGTGCGCAAGACCAGGGATGCCAACGGCAGGCAGATACGCCACGACGTGGTCCAGGACGCGCGCAAGAAGCTGGAGGAGCAGGGCGTGTCCCAAAACGAATGGCCCACACGGACGGCGCTTGCGCAGCAAACCGGCTTCGAGTGGCTCGCCGCCCGGCAGGAACGGCTGGGCCTGGAGGTGGAGGAGCATGGCTTCCTGGTGGACGGCTATACGCGGGAAAGCTTTGTCAAATCCAAAGCCGGCAGACGCGTGTACGTTACCGTGCTCGACATGAAAGGCTTCGCCATAGTGACCGACCCGGACCTGCTGCTCCACGCTCTGATGCACGGCATTGGCCCGGCCAAAGCCTACGGCTGCGGACTACTCACGGTGAAGAGGGCGGCCTGATGCTGCCGCCCCTTAAGCCCATTCCCATGAAGGAGCGTCTGTCTCTCATCTTTCTGGAGCGCTGCCGCCTGGATGTGAAGGACGGCGCCTTTGTGGCCATAGACAAAGAAGGTATACGCACCCACGTGCCGGTGGGCGGCGTTGTCTGCATCATGCTGGAGCCCGGCACCCGGGTGTCCCACGCCGCTGTGGCCCTGGCCGCACGCTCGGGCACGCTGCTGGTCTGGACAGGCGAAGGCGGGGTGCGCATGTACGCCGCCGGTCAGCCCGGTGGAGCCCGATCCGACAAGCTCCTCTACCAGGCGAGCCTGGCCCTGGACCCGGCGGCGCGTCTCAAGGTGGTCAAGAAGATGTTCGCCGTGCGCTTCAATGAGAGCGCGCCGGACAAGCGCAGCGTGGAGCAGCTCCGCGGCATAGAGGGCGCCCGCGTGCGCAGCATGTACGATCTGCTCGCCAAGCAGCATCGCGTCACGTGGAAGCGGCGCGCCTACGATCCAAAGAACTGGGACACGGCCGATCCGGTCAACAAGGCGCTTTCCGCGGCCACAGCCAGCCTCTACGGCGTGACGGAAGCCGCAGTACTCGCCGCCGGCTACGCTCCGGCCATAGGCTTTCTGCACACGGGCAAGCCCTTGTCCTTCGTGTATGACATCGCGGACCTCTTCAAGTTCGAAACGGTCGTGCCGGTTGCGTTCAAGGAAGTGAGCAAGGGTGAGTTCGATGTGGAAGGACGCGTGCGGCGCGCCTGTCGCGATGTGTTCCGCACCTCGAAACTGCTCAAGCGCATCATCCCGGTCATCGAAGAAGTCCTGGCCGCTGGCGACAAGGAGCCCCCGCCCCCCTATGAGGATGCGGTGGGGCCGGCGTTCCGGGACGAGGAGGGCATAGGCGATGATGGTCATCGTTCTTGAAAACGCGCCGCCCCGGCTTCGCGGACGTCTTGCGGTGTGGCTGCTGGAAATCCGCGCCGGCGTGTTCGTGGGAAACTATTCGCAAAAGGTCCGCGATATGATCTGGGGCCAGGTGGCGGACAACCTGGAAGAAGGCAACGCCGTGATGGCCTGGGCCAGCCGAGAGGAGGGGGGCTTTTCCTTCGAGACGCTTGGGGAAAATCGTCGCATCCCCTGCGAGATGGATGGTGTGCGCTTGGTGAGCTTCCTGCCTCTTCCTGGTGAAGATGAGCAAGGCGGGCAGGAAGAACGCCAGGCAGATAACGACTGATTGATTCTGGTACGTTGATTCTGTTCCTTGAAAGGTGAATAGTGAAGGTGTATTGGACGTAAGAGTGTTCCCCGCGCCTGCGGGGATGAACCGGGGCTGGCGTTGCTGGGCTACTCCAGGGACCTGTGTTCCCCGCGCCTGCGGGGATGAACCGACAACAACAAATGCCTCGACTGGGCGAAGGAGGTGTTCCCCGCGCCTGCGGGGATGAACCGGCGATGCCGTCACCCATAGTCGCGTTGGCGGTGTGTTCCCCGCGCCTGCGGGGATGAACCGTTGCTTGGTATACTTCTCCAGCGCCTCACTCCCGTGTTCCCCGCGCCTGCGGGGATGAACCGGCGATGCCGTCACCCATAGTCGCGTTGGCGGTGTGTTCCCCGCGCCTGCGGGGATGAACCGGCGGGAATCCTGGGACGCGGCGTAGCGGACCTGTGTTCCCCGCGCCTGCGGGGATGAACCGGTGGTTTTGGACGCGGGGTGCCTTAATGTTTTGTGTTCCCCGCGCCTGCGGGGATGAACCGCACAACTTGTTCAGGCGCTTCTGTGGATTGCAGTGTTCCCCGCGCCTGCGGGGATGAACCGTGTGATCTGGATTTTTCGCGCCTTCTTCGGGTGTGTTCCCCGCGCCTGCGGGGATGAACCGACGACGGGACAATGGAGCAATGGGCGAAGAATGTGTTCCCCGCGCCTGCGGGGATGAACCGGTCGAGTTTATGGATGGAACCACGGCGGCCACGTGTTCCCCGCGCCTGCGGGGATGAACCGTCTCTGGATTGGGAACCCAACGCCGCTCTCCCCGTGTTCCCCGCGCCTGCGGGGATGAACCGCTGCAGGGAGGTGGTGAATCATGAGCGCCATCGTGTTCCCCGCGCCTGCGGGGATGAACCGATGTGGCGTCCAGCACGCTGGACACGCTTCTCGTGTTCCCCGCGCCTGCGGGGATGAACCGAGCTGGCCTGATGACGTCCAACCCCGTTGATCGTGTTCCCCGCGCCTGCGGGGATGAACCGCATGCGCAGTGCTGCCCGATGGGGTGAGCCATGTGTTCCCCGCGCCTGCGGGGATGAACCGCTCCGGAGCAGTGTACACCACGTGAGGTTTGTGTGTTCCCCGCGCCTGCGGGGATGAACCGTGCAGCTCCAGCTCGTCAACGTGCGCAACATCGTGTTCCCCGCGCCTGCGGGGATGAACCGGGTGGATTTACAGCAATGGCTGGGTATTGCCGGTGTTCCCCGCGCCTGCGGGGATGAACCGGCCGCCGTCAGATTTCCATGCGCGGGCGCGTTGTGTTCCCCGCGCCTGCGGGGATGAACCGGCGATCACCAGTTCGACGCCCACCCTGCCCTCGTGTTCCCCGCGCCTGCGGGGATGAACCGTCTCCGACCAGCCGTTATCTGGGCACCGCGATGTGTTCCCCGCGCCTGCGGGGATGAACCGACGGCGAAGATGCCGCCGGCGGCCAAGGGAGCGTGTTCCCCGCGCCTGCGGGGATGAACCGCCCTATACCTTGTAAATGCTGTACATTCATCGCGTGTTCCCCGCGCCTGCGGGGATGAACCGTTCATCGTCACCGTCGGCAACATCGCGCACGTGTGTTCCCCGCGCCTGCGGGGATGAACCGGTTTGGATG from Oceanidesulfovibrio marinus includes:
- the cas7e gene encoding type I-E CRISPR-associated protein Cas7/Cse4/CasC — protein: MSRFIQLHILTSYPASNLNRDDLGQPKSVIVGNTPRLRVSSQSLKRAWRTSDVFRQAFDGAMGTRTKSMGECVYRALTQGATLQAILEDSKASAGLPTVAEKKAEEIAKAVAGVFGALRKSTEAKKEAEQEAAQEGAADAEKVSEKAKMKEMHIEQLAHFGPAEIEAIAKLVEERRADGKKPDAEELDLLRNSPGAVDIAMFGRMLAASKPFNVEAAVQVAHAMTVHKVVKEDDFFTAVDDLNRDETGAGHMGVFEFGAGLYYLYVCIDRDLLVENLADDEDAASRALEALVRTACTVSPTGKQNSFASRANASFCLAEKGDAQPRTLSSAFLQGIDKPADVLAKAVDALMQVRSKFEQVYGDETPYVFFDVSGAESKGTLQQVCEFVRG
- the cas5e gene encoding type I-E CRISPR-associated protein Cas5/CasD; this encodes MQRYLTFQIYGPMQSWGAVAVGEVRPSLPRPSRSGVLGLLAGALGIRRDEDERHTELDRAYAMAVQPATKGARMADYHTIQCGKRLAKRTYRTRADEVGGLIPKNEDPGTLLSTREYLVDTLFVVTIWPRVDDPPHSLNDLAHALCKPVFTPCLGRKSCPPALPFHPLVQEHDGPLEALDAYDPDGDVLQAMDAAPAAEVYTSEPLDGWQERTEVRDVPLSRTRWQFGLRPEYRIAMPGGAQDEG
- the cas6e gene encoding type I-E CRISPR-associated protein Cas6/Cse3/CasE gives rise to the protein MYMSLMTMDCRTAVTCGVYDAHQALWRAFGDHPDRTRDFIYRQTGESEFLAVSARQPDDADGVWSIRTKEYEPKLHAGDRLYFALRVNPVRKTRDANGRQIRHDVVQDARKKLEEQGVSQNEWPTRTALAQQTGFEWLAARQERLGLEVEEHGFLVDGYTRESFVKSKAGRRVYVTVLDMKGFAIVTDPDLLLHALMHGIGPAKAYGCGLLTVKRAA
- the cas1e gene encoding type I-E CRISPR-associated endonuclease Cas1e, with the translated sequence MLPPLKPIPMKERLSLIFLERCRLDVKDGAFVAIDKEGIRTHVPVGGVVCIMLEPGTRVSHAAVALAARSGTLLVWTGEGGVRMYAAGQPGGARSDKLLYQASLALDPAARLKVVKKMFAVRFNESAPDKRSVEQLRGIEGARVRSMYDLLAKQHRVTWKRRAYDPKNWDTADPVNKALSAATASLYGVTEAAVLAAGYAPAIGFLHTGKPLSFVYDIADLFKFETVVPVAFKEVSKGEFDVEGRVRRACRDVFRTSKLLKRIIPVIEEVLAAGDKEPPPPYEDAVGPAFRDEEGIGDDGHRS
- the cas2e gene encoding type I-E CRISPR-associated endoribonuclease Cas2e, translating into MVIVLENAPPRLRGRLAVWLLEIRAGVFVGNYSQKVRDMIWGQVADNLEEGNAVMAWASREEGGFSFETLGENRRIPCEMDGVRLVSFLPLPGEDEQGGQEERQADND